The following are from one region of the Capsicum annuum cultivar UCD-10X-F1 chromosome 1, UCD10Xv1.1, whole genome shotgun sequence genome:
- the LOC107864356 gene encoding cation/H(+) antiporter 18 produces the protein MATPAPKCPKPMKATSNGVFQGDDPLDYALPLAIVQICLVLVLTRVLAYVLRPLRQPRVVAEIIGGILLGPSALGRSEKYLHTIFPPKSLTVLDTLANLGLLFFLFLVGLELDPKSLRRTGKKALCIAGAGITVPFLLGIGTSFALRATISQGVKQAPFLVFMGVALSITAFPVLARILAELKLLTTDVGRMAMSAAAVNDVAAWILLALAIALSGSGSSPLVSLWVLLSGAGFVALCIFVGPPIFKWMAGRCSDGEHVDEIYVCATLAAVLAAGFVTDTIGIHALFGAFVLGVLVPKEGPFAGALVEKVEDLVSGLFLPLYFVSSGLKTNVATIQGAQSWGLLVLVIFTSCVGKIVGTVVVSLLCKMPIQEAVTLGFLMNTKGLVELIVLNIGKDRGVLNDQTFAIMVLMALFTTFITTPIVISIYKPAKLAVTKYKHRTIERKDASKQVRLLSCFHSTKNIPTLINLIEVSRGTQKKEGLRVYAMHLMELSERPSAILMVNKAKKNGLPFWNKEEASDSNQVVVAFETFEQLSQVSIRPTTAISPMSTMHEDIITSAETKRVAMIILPFHKHQRLDGHFETTRNDLRNVNRKVLQQAPCSVGILVDRGLGGASHVSASNVDFTITILFFGGHDDREALAYGMRMAEHPGVTLVVVRLLVDPEVAGGSVKLDMNQNSTPDNQPQDEVVISSLKQRISNNASIKYEERTVKDAARTLDAIKSHNRCNLFLVGRMPEGQVIASLNKNSECPELGPIGNLLISSEYSTTASILVVQQYRSQLSQDALSSLEEGEISDGNESN, from the exons ATGGCTACTCCTGCACCGAAATGTCCAAAGCCGATGAAGGCTACCTCTAATGGAGTATTCCAGGGGGATGATCCATTAGATTATGCACTTCCTCTTGCCATTGTGCAGATATGCTTAGTACTTGTACTCACTCGAGTACTTGCCTATGTTCTCCGTCCATTGAGACAACCACGTGTTGTTGCTGAGATTATT GGAGGAATTTTACTAGGTCCGTCTGCTCTAGGTCGCAGTGAGAAGTATCTGCACACAATATTTCCGCCAAAGAGCCTAACAGTGTTGGATACTTTAGCCAACTTGGgcctccttttctttcttttcctggTTGGGTTGGAGTTAGATCCAAAGTCTCTTCGTCGGACTGGGAAGAAAGCTTTATGTATTGCTGGTGCTGGAATCACTGTCCCCTTTTTATTAGGAATAGGAACATCCTTTGCTCTCAGAGCAACTATATCACAAGGGGTTAAGCAAGCCCCTTTTTTGGTGTTCATGGGAGTGGCCCTCTCTATCACTGCTTTTCCTGTACTGGCTCGTATTCTAGCTGAACTCAAACTTTTAACAACAGATGTTGGTCGAATGGCCATGTCTGCCGCAGCAGTCAATGATGTGGCTGCATGGATTTTACTTGCTCTAGCCATTGCCCTCTCAGGTAGTGGTAGTTCTCCACTTGTTTCGCTTTGGGTCCTTTTGTCCGGGGCTGGTTTTGTGGCACTCTGCATATTCGTTGGTCCTCCTATATTCAAATGGATGGCTGGACGTTGTTCAGATGGTGAGCATGTAGATGAGATATATGTGTGCGCTACACTGGCAGCAGTTTTGGCTGCGGGATTTGTCACTGATACTATTGGTATTCATGCCCTGTTTGGGGCTTTTGTGCTTGGAGTTCTTGTACCGAAGGAAGGACCATTCGCAGGCGCACTAGTGGAAAAAGTTGAGGACCTTGTATCCGGTTTATTCCTTCCACTCTACTTTGTCTCCAGTGGACTGAAAACAAATGTTGCCACTATTCAGGGGGCTCAATCATGGGGTCTTCTTGTTCTTGTTATATTTACATCATGCGTCGGGAAGATTGTTGGCACGGTTGTGGTCTCACTCCTTTGCAAGATGCCTATACAGGAGGCTGTGACTCTTGGCTTCTTGATGAATACTAAAGGTTTAGTCGAACTCATTGTTCTCAATATCGGCAAAGACAGAGGG GTACTGAATGATCAAACATTTGCCATCATGGTGTTGATGGCACTCTTCACAACATTCATCACAACTCCGATTGTGATATCAATATACAAGCCAGCTAAACTAGCTGTGACTAAATACAAGCATAGAACAATAGAGAGGAAAGACGCGAGCAAACAAGTCCGACTCTTGTCATGTTTCCACAGCACAAAAAATATTCCCACACTGATCAATCTCATTGAAGTTTCTCGGGGAACTCAAAAGAAGGAAGGACTTCGCGTGTATGCCATGCACCTAATGGAGCTTTCTGAAAGGCCATCAGCAATCTTGATGGTCAACAAGGCTAAAAAGAACGGGCTgcccttctggaataaagaagagGCTTCGGATTCTAACCAAGTAGTGGTTGCTTTCGAGACATTTGAGCAACTTAGCCAAGTATCCATCCGACCAACAACTGCAATCTCTCCCATGAGCACCATGCACGAAGACATAATCACTAGTGCCGAGACCAAGAGAGTTGCCATGATAATCCTCCCGTTCCACAAGCACCAACGCCTTGATGGACACTTTGAAACCACCAGAAATGATCTAAGGAATGTGAACCGCAAAGTTCTTCAGCAAGCACCATGTTCAGTTGGCATATTAGTAGACCGAGGTCTAGGTGGAGCATCTCATGTATCTGCTAGCAATGTTGACTTTACAATAACTATCTTGTTCTTCGGAGGCCATGATGACCGTGAAGCACTTGCTTATGGCATGCGCATGGCTGAACACCCCGGTGTTACACTAGTCGTGGTACGTCTTCTTGTTGACCCCGAGGTTGCTGGAGGCAGTGTCAAGCTAGACATGAACCAGAACTCCACTCCAGACAACCAACCTCAGGATGAAGTCGTAATATCCAGCTTGAAACAGCGAATCTCAAACAATGCATCAATCAAATACGAAGAGAGGACAGTGAAGGATGCAGCACGAACTCTTGATGCAATAAAATCACACAACAGATGCAATCTGTTCCTAGTTGGAAGAATGCCTGAAGGACAAGTTATTGCATCTTTGAACAAAAACAGTGAATGTCCAGAATTGGGACCTATCGGAAACTTGTTAATTTCGTCTGAATATTCAACAACAGCTTCAATATTGGTGGTGCAACAGTATCGCAGCCAATTGTCTCAAGACGCGTTGAGTTCTTTGGAGGAAGGAGAGATATCAGATGGAAATGAATCTAACTAA